A single genomic interval of Flavobacterium sp. N2820 harbors:
- a CDS encoding PPK2 family polyphosphate kinase: MENINSEDFKVKTTIKLADFATKLNIDTDKDQEELALDKIQKKLSKKQDAMYAHNRHAFLICLQGMDTSGKDSLIREVFKEFNPRGVVVHSFKTPNSTELEHDYLWRHYLALPEKGKFAVFNRTHYENVLVTRVHPEYILFENLPGIEKVADITPQFWENRMEQMVNFEKHISLNGTKVLKFYFHMSKDEQRERLLKRLENPEDNWKFSTGDLKERALWDDYMKYYEEAINKTSTDFAPWYIIPADDKGVARYIVAKIIWEELEKLTDIAEPELDPKVKANIEEYRTQLNK, from the coding sequence ATGGAAAATATAAACAGTGAAGATTTTAAAGTAAAAACAACTATTAAATTAGCTGATTTTGCTACGAAATTAAACATTGATACCGATAAAGATCAAGAAGAATTAGCCTTAGATAAAATCCAGAAAAAGCTTTCTAAAAAACAAGACGCTATGTATGCACACAATCGTCATGCGTTCTTAATTTGCTTGCAAGGTATGGATACCAGTGGAAAAGACAGCTTAATTCGTGAAGTTTTCAAAGAATTTAATCCACGTGGAGTTGTGGTACATAGCTTTAAAACGCCCAATTCAACCGAATTAGAACACGATTATTTATGGCGTCATTATTTGGCTTTACCCGAAAAAGGAAAATTCGCTGTTTTTAATCGCACGCATTATGAAAATGTATTGGTAACAAGGGTGCATCCCGAATATATTTTGTTTGAAAATTTACCAGGAATTGAAAAAGTAGCAGATATTACACCTCAATTTTGGGAAAATCGTATGGAACAAATGGTAAATTTTGAAAAACACATTTCGTTAAACGGAACCAAAGTATTGAAATTTTACTTTCACATGAGTAAAGATGAACAACGCGAACGTTTACTAAAACGATTAGAAAACCCAGAAGACAATTGGAAATTTAGTACTGGTGATTTAAAAGAGCGCGCCCTTTGGGACGACTACATGAAATATTACGAAGAAGCCATTAATAAAACATCAACTGATTTTGCTCCGTGGTATATTATCCCAGCAGATGACAAAGGTGTTGCACGATATATTGTTGCAAAAATTATTTGGGAAGAACTGGAAAAACTAACCGATATAGCCGAACCCGAATTGGACCCAAAAGTAAAAGCAAACATTGAAGAATATAGAACACAATTGAATAAATAG
- a CDS encoding DUF6929 family protein yields the protein MENFKLTNLFTIKGITAPSGLWYTQNVLFVISDSSHFLYQYDIAKKLLLKFPLVKEAKENIEKAEKPDLESITQYGNQLIMLASGSTEKRNSMFTLDLGSDALKSQDLSVLYQKLKSVGSFSHDQLNIEGAIYANQTMLLFQRGNSKNSQNGIFIIPNHQEDGIRFVPISLPTLDDVETTFTDAILVGDTIYFLACAENTTSTYEDGEVLGTILGIMHAPTFEIIEVHLLSEHQKFEGITLYNETETELEFLLCEDNDTEALEATIYKLSLKINH from the coding sequence ATGGAAAATTTCAAACTTACAAATCTATTCACTATAAAAGGTATTACAGCACCATCTGGTTTGTGGTATACGCAAAATGTTTTATTTGTTATTTCAGATTCGAGTCATTTTTTATACCAATATGATATTGCAAAAAAACTTTTACTGAAATTTCCCCTTGTTAAAGAGGCCAAAGAAAATATAGAAAAAGCTGAAAAACCCGATTTAGAAAGCATCACACAATATGGAAATCAACTAATTATGTTGGCTTCTGGTTCTACCGAAAAAAGAAATTCGATGTTTACTTTAGATTTAGGTTCCGATGCTTTGAAATCACAAGATTTGAGTGTTTTATATCAAAAATTAAAATCTGTAGGTTCGTTTTCCCATGATCAATTGAATATCGAAGGTGCAATTTATGCTAACCAAACCATGTTACTTTTTCAAAGAGGCAATTCAAAAAACAGCCAAAATGGAATTTTTATTATCCCAAATCATCAAGAAGACGGAATACGTTTTGTACCGATTTCACTTCCTACTTTAGATGATGTAGAAACCACTTTTACCGATGCAATTTTGGTTGGTGATACAATTTATTTCTTGGCTTGCGCCGAAAACACAACATCTACTTATGAAGACGGCGAAGTTTTAGGAACTATTTTAGGCATTATGCACGCACCAACATTTGAAATTATAGAAGTTCATTTGTTATCAGAACATCAAAAATTTGAAGGCATAACACTTTATAATGAAACAGAAACCGAATTAGAATTTTTATTGTGTGAAGATAATGATACTGAGGCGTTAGAAGCTACGATTTATAAACTATCATTAAAAATTAATCATTAA
- a CDS encoding RNA polymerase sigma factor, which yields MDVKHIQGCRKQHREAQRMVYETMAPKLYRLCKRYLKKEEEIEEVLADAFFTIFTKIEQLKEDLAFEAWARKITVNNCLLQIKKNINFNLYLEDVSYNSQPLADEVTDLEEEDLLNLLNYIPDGCQTIFNLFVIEGYSHKEIAEQLGISEGTSKSQLNAAKSKLKELVRTFYYQKAK from the coding sequence ATGGATGTAAAACACATACAAGGCTGCCGAAAACAACACCGCGAAGCACAACGCATGGTGTATGAAACTATGGCGCCAAAACTCTATCGTTTGTGTAAACGGTATTTAAAAAAGGAGGAAGAAATTGAAGAAGTGTTGGCCGATGCTTTTTTTACAATTTTTACAAAAATCGAACAACTTAAAGAAGACTTAGCTTTTGAAGCATGGGCTCGAAAAATAACAGTGAACAATTGCTTATTACAAATTAAAAAGAACATCAACTTTAATTTGTATTTGGAAGATGTGAGTTACAATTCGCAACCCTTAGCCGATGAAGTTACCGATTTAGAAGAAGAAGATTTGCTCAATTTACTGAATTATATTCCTGATGGATGTCAAACGATTTTTAATTTGTTTGTGATTGAAGGCTATTCGCACAAAGAAATTGCAGAGCAACTTGGCATTAGCGAAGGCACATCAAAATCGCAATTGAATGCGGCAAAAAGTAAATTAAAAGAATTGGTAAGAACTTTTTACTATCAAAAAGCAAAATAG
- a CDS encoding YfbK domain-containing protein — MKNVKIFSLGIAMLLTFLSFIVLSSFNSVNNVNIMVTGVVSDQLGPIAGAQVLIQGTKTKTSTDFDGKYKIETKENDVLIFSYFGMKSQKITVKKNPVINVFLESEGTLHDVEVVGALGIRKKQEEYTTSVQVVNSREITQASNPNVVQSLSGKVSGLTVNTTNNGVTPTTRIVLRGNRSISGNNQALIVIDNVIADANTLQSLPPEVIESTNIIKGAQGAALYGDQGASGVIIVLTKKGLNEEDKKKVQEIIAKCKPVTTIETPSQEDYDTFIENPFTNPKTEALSTFSIDVDNASYTNVRRFINNGQVVPKDAVRVEEMMNFFKYNYAQPKSNHPFSIHTEYSNSPWNEKHKLVKIGLQGRQIDSDNLPNSNFVFLIDVSGSMSAQNKLPLLKESMKVLVSQLRDEDKVAIVVYAGAAGLVLPPTAGNNKEAIIKSLDNLNAGGSTAGGAGIELAYKIASENFIKGGNNRVILATDGDFNVGASSNKDMETLIEEKRKSGVFLTCLGYGMGNYKDSKMETLADKGNGNYAYIDNIQEANRFLGKEFKGSMFAIAKDVKIQIEFNPKHVQSYRLIGYENRKLRPEDFKNDAIDAGELGSGHTVTALYEIIPIGVESKFTDAIPDLKYTEAVTSNKDYSNELATIKFRYKKPDGEKSIEMVEVIENKSIALQNTSEDFKFCSAVAWFGLKLRDSKLIDNKSALAIKALALQGKSNDAEGYRAEFIRLVEAVN; from the coding sequence ATGAAAAATGTAAAAATCTTTTCGTTAGGGATAGCTATGCTATTAACTTTCCTTAGCTTTATCGTGTTAAGTAGCTTTAATTCAGTTAATAATGTAAATATTATGGTAACTGGAGTTGTCTCTGATCAATTGGGGCCAATTGCTGGTGCTCAAGTTTTAATTCAAGGAACTAAAACAAAAACGTCTACTGATTTTGACGGAAAATACAAAATTGAAACCAAGGAAAATGATGTTTTAATTTTTTCGTATTTTGGAATGAAATCACAAAAAATCACAGTTAAGAAGAATCCGGTCATTAATGTTTTTTTGGAAAGCGAAGGAACTCTACATGATGTTGAAGTGGTTGGTGCTTTGGGAATTAGAAAGAAGCAAGAAGAATATACTACTTCTGTTCAAGTTGTTAATTCTAGAGAAATTACACAAGCTTCAAATCCTAATGTGGTACAATCGTTATCTGGCAAAGTATCTGGTTTAACTGTAAATACAACTAACAATGGTGTAACGCCAACAACCCGAATTGTATTAAGAGGAAATCGTTCTATTTCTGGTAACAATCAAGCTTTAATAGTAATTGATAATGTTATTGCAGATGCAAACACTTTGCAATCTTTGCCACCTGAAGTTATCGAATCTACAAATATTATCAAAGGTGCTCAAGGTGCCGCTTTATATGGTGATCAAGGTGCTAGTGGAGTAATTATTGTGCTGACAAAAAAAGGATTAAATGAAGAAGATAAAAAGAAAGTACAAGAAATTATTGCAAAATGTAAGCCTGTTACTACTATTGAAACACCTTCTCAAGAAGATTATGACACATTTATTGAAAATCCGTTTACAAATCCAAAAACGGAAGCACTTTCAACCTTCTCAATTGATGTAGATAATGCTTCTTACACTAATGTTAGAAGGTTTATTAATAATGGACAAGTGGTGCCAAAAGATGCTGTTAGAGTAGAAGAGATGATGAATTTTTTTAAGTACAATTATGCACAACCTAAATCAAATCATCCGTTTTCTATTCATACCGAATATAGTAATAGTCCTTGGAACGAAAAACACAAATTAGTTAAAATTGGATTACAAGGAAGACAAATAGATAGCGATAATTTACCCAATTCAAATTTTGTATTTCTAATTGATGTTTCAGGTTCGATGAGTGCTCAAAACAAATTGCCATTGTTGAAAGAATCTATGAAGGTGTTGGTAAGTCAATTAAGAGATGAGGATAAAGTAGCTATTGTGGTTTATGCCGGAGCAGCAGGATTAGTTTTACCACCAACAGCTGGAAATAACAAAGAAGCAATTATTAAATCGTTAGATAATTTGAACGCTGGCGGAAGCACGGCTGGTGGTGCAGGAATCGAATTAGCTTATAAAATAGCTTCTGAAAATTTCATCAAAGGGGGAAATAACCGAGTTATTTTAGCTACTGATGGCGATTTCAATGTAGGTGCTAGTTCTAACAAAGATATGGAAACACTTATTGAAGAAAAGCGAAAATCGGGTGTGTTTTTAACTTGTTTAGGTTATGGAATGGGAAATTATAAAGACAGTAAGATGGAAACGTTAGCCGACAAAGGAAATGGAAATTATGCCTATATTGACAACATTCAAGAGGCAAATCGTTTTTTAGGAAAAGAATTTAAAGGCAGTATGTTTGCAATTGCTAAAGATGTGAAAATTCAAATTGAGTTCAACCCAAAACACGTTCAAAGTTACCGATTGATTGGTTATGAAAACCGAAAATTACGTCCAGAAGATTTTAAAAATGACGCCATTGATGCAGGCGAATTAGGAAGTGGTCATACCGTTACTGCTTTGTATGAAATTATACCAATTGGTGTTGAAAGTAAATTTACCGATGCAATTCCAGATTTAAAATATACTGAAGCTGTAACATCAAATAAAGATTATTCTAATGAATTGGCTACGATTAAATTTCGTTATAAAAAACCAGATGGAGAAAAAAGTATTGAAATGGTTGAAGTGATTGAAAATAAATCGATTGCATTGCAAAATACGAGCGAAGATTTTAAATTTTGTTCTGCTGTGGCTTGGTTTGGATTAAAACTGAGAGATTCTAAATTGATAGATAATAAATCAGCACTTGCTATAAAAGCATTAGCTTTACAAGGAAAATCAAATGATGCAGAAGGGTATCGTGCAGAATTTATTCGTTTGGTGGAAGCGGTTAATTAA
- a CDS encoding carboxypeptidase-like regulatory domain-containing protein, with translation MKITAISIVLILLLQSCKTLNHNLVTVSGVVSDELGPIYDADIQVQGNPNSVKTDFDGNYSVHAKEGDTLIFSYYSIVYEKVKIGKNKKINPILLSKDLKPIEVVGTSHIKRDNTYNDRETEALIVINGDMVHRDIMYAIDPKNIESVKVFKKENIPSNFINAKSNGAIIITTKNISKRELKKLYEKYSLENSIKNETEVFKVIGTVYDCEKLELSGAYIKNLNSKTETQADFDGKFSIEVKLNDVIEISFLGFKSQKIKIENEENLVVNLKSDQQIMLEKPVIYLYPTEKIAIEIKLDLKGKLLTTFPKYDKNWDVIAEPNGQIFDKKTNRYYSSLFWDGTIDFPEEHYKYHDGFIVPKEKSIEFLIEKLEHIGLNNQETNEFIQYWLPLLERNKYNFIHFLVNEECDEIAILNVNPKPETTIRIYMEFYGLENFTEIKEQQLPKTERKGFTLVEWGGADFSGDISEEDFFTINKLPEYITLSHKRKEPKNIQPLYVIDNKISTKKIFDKLYPSEIKKIEILDGMSGAAYYGEEGRNGVFIVITKSSKK, from the coding sequence ATGAAAATAACAGCAATTTCAATAGTTTTGATTTTACTATTACAAAGTTGTAAAACATTAAATCATAACTTAGTAACTGTAAGTGGAGTTGTCTCTGACGAATTAGGACCAATTTATGATGCAGACATTCAAGTACAAGGAAATCCAAATAGTGTAAAAACTGATTTTGATGGAAATTACTCTGTTCATGCTAAAGAAGGAGATACTCTAATTTTCAGTTATTATTCAATTGTTTATGAAAAAGTAAAAATTGGGAAAAATAAAAAAATCAATCCTATACTTCTATCAAAAGATTTAAAACCTATTGAAGTTGTAGGAACATCTCATATTAAAAGAGATAACACTTATAACGATAGAGAAACAGAAGCTCTAATTGTAATCAATGGAGACATGGTTCATAGAGATATTATGTATGCAATTGATCCAAAAAATATTGAATCTGTAAAAGTATTTAAAAAAGAAAATATACCCTCTAATTTTATTAATGCAAAAAGTAACGGAGCCATTATAATTACCACCAAAAATATTTCTAAGCGAGAATTGAAGAAATTATATGAAAAATATTCGCTTGAAAATTCAATAAAAAATGAAACCGAAGTTTTTAAAGTTATTGGAACAGTTTACGATTGTGAAAAACTTGAACTTTCAGGTGCATATATTAAGAATCTAAACTCAAAAACAGAAACACAAGCCGATTTTGATGGAAAATTTTCAATTGAAGTTAAATTAAATGATGTTATAGAAATTTCATTTTTAGGATTTAAATCACAAAAAATAAAAATTGAAAATGAAGAAAACCTTGTTGTTAATCTCAAATCAGACCAACAGATTATGCTGGAAAAACCTGTCATCTATCTTTATCCGACTGAAAAAATAGCAATTGAGATAAAACTCGATTTAAAAGGAAAACTATTAACTACTTTTCCAAAATACGATAAAAATTGGGACGTAATTGCTGAACCAAACGGACAAATTTTCGATAAAAAAACCAATCGTTATTATAGTTCGTTATTTTGGGACGGAACCATTGACTTTCCAGAAGAACATTATAAATATCATGATGGTTTTATTGTGCCAAAGGAAAAGTCAATCGAATTTTTAATCGAAAAATTAGAACACATTGGTCTGAATAATCAAGAAACAAATGAATTTATTCAATATTGGTTGCCTCTTTTGGAACGAAATAAATACAATTTTATTCATTTTTTAGTAAATGAAGAATGCGACGAAATTGCTATTTTAAATGTCAATCCAAAACCAGAAACCACAATTAGAATTTACATGGAATTTTATGGTTTAGAAAATTTCACTGAAATTAAAGAACAACAACTTCCAAAAACAGAGCGAAAAGGGTTTACTCTTGTAGAATGGGGTGGTGCTGATTTTAGTGGAGACATTTCTGAAGAAGATTTCTTCACAATTAATAAACTTCCTGAATATATAACTTTATCACACAAAAGAAAAGAGCCAAAAAATATCCAACCATTATATGTAATAGACAATAAAATTTCAACTAAAAAAATATTTGATAAACTGTATCCTTCAGAAATTAAAAAAATTGAAATTTTAGATGGAATGTCTGGTGCAGCTTACTACGGTGAAGAAGGCAGAAATGGTGTCTTTATTGTCATAACTAAAAGTTCTAAAAAATGA
- a CDS encoding SIMPL domain-containing protein (The SIMPL domain is named for its presence in mouse protein SIMPL (signalling molecule that associates with mouse pelle-like kinase). Bacterial member BP26, from Brucella, was shown to assemble into a channel-like structure, while YggE from E. coli has been associated with resistance to oxidative stress.) — MKQLTQILILSISMTAICQEKNFIDKPYIEVEGKSDTLVTPNRIYIDVLITEKDTKGKKSVEDLEKEMFTKLQVIGVDVKKDVFMKDMLSTFKKYFLKSTDIQKSKSYSILVFDATQTTKVFIGLEEIGISNVNVEKTEHSESQKIQLKINSKAIENAKATAESYLNPLNQKVGKAIFIGHINTTNMLQGNVSGVLIRGNRSLYEQESKGYISPIEFEKIKISSEVGVRFVIE; from the coding sequence ATGAAACAATTAACACAAATTTTAATCCTATCTATTTCTATGACTGCAATATGTCAAGAGAAAAACTTTATTGATAAACCGTATATTGAAGTTGAAGGAAAATCAGATACATTAGTTACGCCTAATCGTATTTATATTGATGTTCTTATTACAGAAAAAGATACGAAAGGAAAAAAATCGGTTGAAGATTTAGAAAAAGAAATGTTTACCAAACTTCAAGTAATTGGTGTTGATGTAAAAAAAGATGTATTTATGAAAGATATGCTAAGTACATTTAAAAAATATTTTCTAAAATCAACAGACATTCAAAAGTCTAAATCATATTCCATTTTAGTATTTGATGCAACTCAAACCACCAAAGTGTTTATTGGTTTGGAAGAAATAGGGATTTCAAATGTAAACGTAGAAAAGACGGAACATTCAGAATCACAAAAAATACAATTAAAAATCAACTCAAAGGCAATTGAAAACGCAAAAGCTACAGCAGAAAGCTATTTAAATCCGCTCAATCAAAAAGTAGGAAAAGCTATTTTTATTGGTCATATTAATACAACAAACATGTTGCAAGGTAACGTTTCAGGAGTTCTAATTAGAGGAAATAGAAGTTTATATGAACAAGAAAGTAAAGGTTATATTTCTCCAATAGAATTTGAAAAAATAAAAATCTCCAGTGAAGTTGGAGTTAGATTTGTAATTGAGTAA
- a CDS encoding ABC-F family ATP-binding cassette domain-containing protein encodes MITVNDIAVEFGGTTLFSEVTFAINENDKIALMGKNGAGKSTLLKIVAGENKPTRGVISAPSDAVIAYLPQHLLTSDDCTVMEETSKAFADVLNMKKEIDEINEQLTIRTDYESDEYMKLIERVSELSEKFYSIEEVNYEAEVEKVLKGLGFEREDFNRQTSEFSGGWRMRIELAKILLKKPDLILLDEPTNHMDIESIQWLEDFLINQAKAVMVISHDKTFVDNITNRTIEVTMGRIYDYKAVYSEYLELRKDRRIHQQKAYDEQQKFIAENQAFIDRFRGTFSKTESVQSRVKMLEKIVPIEVDEIDTSALKLKFPPSPRSGQYPVVVEGLSKTYGDHVVFKDANMVIERGQKVALVGKNGEGKSTMIKAIMGEIDFEGKLEVGHNAQIGYFAQNQASLLDGEMTIFETIDQIAVGDVRTKIKDLLGAFMFKGDDIQKKVKVLSGGEKTRLAMIKLLLEPVNVLILDEPTNHLDMKTKDIIKDALRDFDGTLILVSHDRDFLDGLAEKVFEFGHKRVKEHFEDIKGFLAHKKMDSLKEIEK; translated from the coding sequence ATGATTACAGTAAACGACATAGCCGTAGAATTTGGAGGAACCACTCTTTTTAGCGAAGTAACTTTTGCCATCAATGAAAACGATAAAATTGCCTTAATGGGTAAAAATGGAGCAGGAAAATCTACGCTTTTAAAAATTGTTGCCGGAGAAAACAAACCTACACGTGGTGTAATTTCGGCGCCAAGTGATGCTGTAATTGCCTATTTACCTCAGCATTTATTAACTTCTGATGATTGTACCGTGATGGAAGAAACATCAAAAGCGTTTGCTGATGTGTTGAATATGAAGAAAGAAATCGACGAAATCAATGAGCAATTAACGATTCGTACGGATTATGAAAGTGATGAATACATGAAATTGATTGAACGCGTTTCGGAATTATCTGAAAAATTCTATTCGATTGAAGAAGTAAATTATGAAGCCGAAGTTGAAAAAGTATTAAAAGGTCTAGGTTTTGAACGTGAAGATTTTAACCGACAAACTTCAGAATTTTCGGGTGGTTGGAGAATGCGAATTGAGTTAGCTAAAATTCTTTTGAAAAAACCCGATTTAATTTTGTTAGATGAGCCAACGAATCACATGGATATCGAAAGTATTCAGTGGTTAGAGGATTTTTTGATTAATCAGGCGAAAGCAGTAATGGTAATTTCCCACGATAAAACCTTTGTTGATAATATTACCAATCGAACTATTGAAGTTACAATGGGACGAATTTATGATTACAAAGCCGTTTATTCTGAATATTTAGAATTGCGAAAAGACAGAAGAATTCACCAACAAAAAGCTTATGATGAGCAACAAAAGTTCATTGCAGAAAATCAAGCATTTATTGATCGTTTTAGAGGAACTTTTTCCAAAACTGAATCGGTACAATCGCGTGTAAAAATGTTGGAAAAAATTGTTCCAATTGAAGTGGACGAAATTGATACTTCTGCCTTAAAACTAAAATTCCCACCTTCACCACGTTCAGGACAATATCCAGTGGTTGTTGAAGGTTTGTCAAAAACGTATGGCGACCATGTGGTGTTCAAAGACGCCAATATGGTAATTGAACGTGGACAAAAAGTAGCTTTAGTTGGAAAAAACGGAGAAGGAAAATCAACCATGATTAAAGCGATTATGGGCGAAATTGATTTTGAAGGAAAGTTAGAAGTGGGCCACAATGCTCAAATTGGCTATTTTGCACAAAATCAAGCGTCGTTATTAGATGGCGAAATGACCATTTTTGAAACGATAGACCAAATTGCAGTGGGCGATGTGCGCACAAAAATCAAAGATTTATTAGGTGCGTTCATGTTCAAAGGCGACGATATTCAAAAGAAAGTAAAAGTGCTTTCTGGAGGAGAAAAAACGCGTTTGGCCATGATTAAATTATTATTAGAACCTGTCAATGTTTTGATTTTGGATGAGCCAACGAATCACTTAGATATGAAAACAAAAGACATCATTAAAGATGCCTTACGTGATTTTGACGGAACTTTAATCTTAGTATCTCACGACCGTGATTTCTTAGATGGTTTAGCCGAAAAAGTATTTGAATTTGGTCACAAACGCGTAAAAGAACATTTCGAAGATATCAAAGGTTTCTTAGCACACAAGAAAATGGATTCTTTGAAAGAAATTGAGAAGTAG
- a CDS encoding DUF2892 domain-containing protein, which produces MKKNMGSADRIIRVLIAAVLAFLYFNGTLHGTLGIVALVAAIVFTATSLISFCPLYPFLGINTCSLKK; this is translated from the coding sequence ATGAAAAAAAATATGGGAAGTGCAGATAGAATCATCCGTGTGTTGATTGCTGCCGTGTTAGCATTTTTATACTTTAATGGAACTCTTCATGGAACATTGGGAATTGTTGCTTTAGTTGCTGCAATTGTTTTTACTGCCACAAGTTTAATTAGTTTTTGCCCTCTTTACCCCTTTCTTGGTATAAATACTTGTTCTCTAAAAAAGTAA
- a CDS encoding Crp/Fnr family transcriptional regulator, protein MNRSEEIKKQFPFFQDALVAELVTHAIEKEFEKETELVREGQYIKVIPLVISGLIKVFTRFEDKELLLYYIKPNESCVMSFSAGINEAPSKIFAITEEDSHVLLIPVEKLSKWMKDFPDFNSLFYTQYNLRYADLLSTINSLLFEKLDKRVYDYLKEKATISHKNPLKISHRQIANELGTAREVISRIMKKLEAEGKVKQFSTTIEIF, encoded by the coding sequence ATGAACCGCTCAGAAGAAATAAAAAAACAGTTTCCGTTTTTTCAAGATGCACTTGTAGCAGAATTAGTTACACACGCCATTGAGAAAGAATTTGAAAAAGAAACCGAGTTGGTTCGTGAAGGGCAATACATTAAGGTAATTCCGTTAGTGATTAGTGGATTAATCAAGGTTTTTACCCGTTTTGAAGACAAAGAACTCCTACTCTATTACATCAAACCCAATGAAAGTTGTGTAATGTCGTTTTCGGCAGGTATTAATGAAGCACCTAGCAAAATTTTTGCAATCACCGAAGAAGATAGTCACGTTTTGTTAATTCCTGTTGAAAAATTATCCAAATGGATGAAAGATTTTCCTGATTTTAATTCCCTTTTTTACACACAATACAATTTGCGCTATGCCGATTTATTGAGTACAATTAACTCATTACTTTTTGAAAAATTAGACAAACGTGTGTATGATTACTTAAAAGAAAAAGCAACTATTTCACATAAAAATCCTTTAAAAATTTCACATCGTCAAATTGCCAATGAATTAGGAACGGCAAGAGAAGTCATTAGTCGCATCATGAAAAAACTCGAAGCCGAAGGCAAAGTCAAACAATTCTCAACTACCATAGAAATTTTTTAA